One Setaria italica strain Yugu1 chromosome II, Setaria_italica_v2.0, whole genome shotgun sequence DNA segment encodes these proteins:
- the LOC101775329 gene encoding uncharacterized protein LOC101775329 — protein sequence MDPSRPLLGRGSFLSSSVHAATALLLLLVLLATLLRLPISISPRAAPALTDQRPQEQACNPASPLDCADPRLFHLMMRSAIDAFPAVHFARFGRPVPGDPPSASCDMAWRARSDSDSPSKATTKDYRRFAIARDPHTCAYSVLSIGEYHSGPNARKPRRAATNATIAPPPPPALSRSQFAQGSYLAYLGGGDRCKPMPHYLRSLLCALAEARYLNRTLVLDLTLCLAASYAAAGTGGMPEEGKRLAFYVDVDHLHSQVPIIEQSQFWADWDRWGVQGQLRARLVEDTRLVPVKLSKVRDTLIIRKFGDVEPGNYWYNVCDGEAKGVLHPMRWATRWAPSLMHIVDDIVSRMQPDFDSVHIDANGEDLRRRVEEGLDAGRQVYVAGEGVTSVLVETLKAKHAVHHLDEFEDLWGTDSKWFLEMRRLNGGVPVEFDGYMREVVDREVFLRGKKKAEVLR from the coding sequence ATGGACCCGAGCCGCCCGCTGCTGGGGCGCggctccttcctctcctcctccgtccacgccgccaccgcgctcCTTCTCCTGCTCGTCCTCCTCGCcacgctcctccgcctccccatctccatctccccgcgcgccgcccccgccctcaCCGACCAGAGGCCCCAGGAGCAGGCCTGCAACCCTGCCTCCCCGCTCGACTGCGCCGACCCGCGCCTCTTCCACCTCATGATGCGCAGCGCCATCGACGCCTTCCCGGCCGTCCACTTCGCCCGCTTCGGCCGCCCCGTCCCCGGCGACCCCCCGTCCGCCTCCTGCGACATGGCCTGGCGCGCCCGCTCCGACTCCGACTCCCCCTCCAAGGCCACCACCAAGGACTATCGCCGCTTCGCCATCGCCCGGGATCCCCACACGTGCGCCTACTCCGTCCTCTCCATCGGCGAGTACCACTCCGGCCCCAACGCCCGCaagcctcgccgcgccgccaccaacGCCACAATCgcccctccgcccccgcccgcgcTCTCCCGCTCCCAGTTCGCCCAGGGCTCCTACCTCGCctacctcggcggcggcgaccgctgCAAGCCCATGCCGCACTACCTGCGCAGCCTCCTTTGCGCCCTCGCTGAGGCCCGCTACCTCAATCGCACCCTCGTCCTTGATCTCACCCTCTGCCTCGCTGCCTCCTACGCCGCAGCGGGCACGGGAGGAATGCCCGAGGAGGGCAAGCGCCTTGCCTTCTATGTCGACGTCGACCACCTCCACTCCCAGGTCCCCATCATTGAGCAGAGCCAGTTCTGGGCGGACTGGGACAGGTGGGGAGTGCAGGGCCAGCTCCGGGCGCGCCTCGTTGAGGACACGAGGCTCGTACCTGTCAAGTTGTCCAAGGTTAGGGACACCCTCATCATCAGGAAATTCGGGGACGTGGAGCCAGGGAACTACTGGTACAATGTCTGCGACGGTGAGGCCAAGGGCGTGCTCCACCCAATGCGGTGGGCGACACGCTGGGCACCGAGCTTGATGCACATTGTTGATGATATTGTTTCAAGGATGCAACCAGACTTTGATTCAGTCCATATTGATGCCAATGGTGAGGACCTTAGACGGAGGGTTGAGGAAGGTCTTGATGCGGGGCGGCAGGTGTATGTCGCAGGGGAGGGGGTCACCAGTGTGCTGGTGGAGACGCTCAAGGCAAAGCACGCTGTGCATCACCTGGATGAGTTTGAGGACCTGTGGGGGACAGACAGCAAGTGGTTCTTGGAGATGAGGAGGCTCAATGGTGGGGTTCCTGTGGAGTTTGATGGGTACATGCGCGAGGTTGTTGATAGGGAGGTCTTCCTcagggggaagaagaaggcggaggTGCTCCGgtga